The genomic stretch TCACTGCGCTTCTACGCCTGGACCCTACATCCGGCACCCTCACATCCTCTCACCTGCGTCTAGTTCGGCTCTGTTTGGCCCACGGCGTTCCCAGCCAGGCTTTACCTTTACTCGACAAGGACATCTACGCATACCCTCAGAGGTCTGTGAAGAACGTTCCGGATGAACTTCTCTGCGAGGAGCAAGAGCTGAGCAATGTCTTCATCACGGAGAAGTCACACTTCTCCAGACAGCTCGGAGCGGAGCACGTTCTGGAGTACTACCTCCTCGCTGCACACGTCTACATTGGCTACCGAAATTTCCCTCGCGCACGGCTATGCCTCGAGTGCGTTCTTTTGACACCTTCTCAGGGACACACCACCAGCGCCTTGCAAGCCGAAGCATACCAAAAATGGCTCCTCATCGGCCTCATATACGAAGGCAAGCCTTTCCCGGCCATTCGCACACTGGACTCCGTAGTGGCAAAGTCTGTCGAAAACGCCACAACATTGTACAAAGCTCTAGTCTCGGACTTCCAAGCGCGAAACCTCCCGAAGTTCCGCGCTGAGGTCGAATTCGGTGGCAGCACGTGGGCGGACGATGGAAACCTGCGCCTGGTTCGGGAGTGCGAGAATGCGTTGCAGAGATACCGAGTGATCGATCTGCAGAAGACCTACGCTGCACTACCTGTCGGACGTGTCGCCGCTCTGCTTGATCTCCAGTCGAAAGAGACACTGCTCTTGCTGCAAGACATGATCTCACGGGATTACCTGCGCGCCGAACTTTCTCCACCCACATCAAACGCCTCCGATAGTGACGAAAACGTCGTCCTTCGCTTCCTTCCCGATCTCGCGACCACAGACGAAGCCGATCTCGAGAGACAGACCGAGCGGATAGCTGCGCTTGTCAACTTCGTGCGCGACGCGGAGCGGAGAGTCGCTCTTTCGCGGGAGTTTGTGGAGTGGCAGAGGCGCAGCAAGCGTGCAGGAGCAGCCGATGGGGATCTGGCGGATGCGATGGATTTGAGCTGGGACGAACCGGGTAAAGGCGGGAACTCGATGCTGGATATGGAGGATGGAGtcgaggagctggaggacgatgaggatctGATGACCTAAAAGGCGAGGAAGTGGATGTACGcgaatcgaggagaagcggcTGGTGGAATAAAACGAAACGAAGTGCATGAAGTTATGACATGGGAGAACTAGCGACGAAGTCTCAGCGGCGCTGCTGAGGTGCAGCTCGCGCATCAGGGCGCGATGTGGTCGATGAATAGACGAGCGAGACACAGGTCCTTCGAGTCGCATGCACATCAAGGTGCGTGTGGTATTACCGATGTAGAAAACACCAGCAGCATCATACACAAATCATCATGAACGATGAGTAGAGCCAAGAGGAAGGAGCTGGCCGCAGGTGTCGTCATGTGTAACGCAAAGCCTCAAGGTATGTCGAGATCCTTCATTTCACCCATCGAGCATTGACATTACCTTCAACCGAGCTCCTGCTcacgaagacgccggcacGATCTCACATCGAGCATGGCAGTACTGGCGAAGCGACCCTGGGAGCTCGCTGACCGTGTTCTGATCCAAACGAGCGGATTGCCAAAGCTTCAAGACCTGTCGAAGGAGATCCGGCTCCTGCACATGCAACACGGCTTCAACGACGATCCGATTGTGTGCGACTACGTCGTCCATCATCTCGCCAAAGAGAGAAAGTACGTTGCCATTTCGTACACGTGGGGCGACTCGACTCCCACTCGCGAAATCGAAGTCGCAGGCCAGACCGTACGAGTGCACGAGAACTGCTTCCAGGCATTGCGGCAAGCGAGAAACTATTACCTGCCAACGGTCCAAATCAAAGACCTCTGGATTGATGCAATATGCATCGATCAGAGCAATCCAGTTGAGAAGAGCTTGCAGGTACAATCCATGAGCAGTATCTTCGGACGTGCCCATGTCGTGGCCGTGTACCTTGGCCTTGATGAGACCACGATTGACGCACTATTCCGCAACTTGCGCTCCCTCGATCACCTGGCAAAGGACATCAGGATCGCGCAGCCTGACGAGGTCATCGAGCTCGGCATGGGGGGCATGTCCGCTCGCGAAGCGTACATCAACCATGCATGGCCGAAGTTTCACCCGGCTCGGAAAGAGAGTCTCGCCAGATGCTACACGGAAATGTCCAACCGGCCGTACTGGAGCCGGCTTTGGATTGTCCAAGAACTCAGGGCTGCGAGAAAGATTGAGATTATGTGCGGCACTGCGAGCTATGACTGGACATGGCTCAATGAATTTCAAATCGAGCGCCATCTCAAGATAACGCATTTGACTCCCATGCGGCGCGCTACGCCTATGTTAGTCCGTGGCGACGTTGTATCACATGCCTGGGCGGGAGGTACTACCCTTCCACTTCAGCAGCTCACTGGAAATCTGGAAATGTACAGATTTCTATTGTGCTCGGACCCGAGAGATCGCATTTATGCTGTGCTTAGCATGCTCCCCCAGCCGCGAGGGTGGCCGCCGCTAGAGGTCGACTATGAGAAGTCCGCAGTGCAACTGGCCAAGGATTGTATTTGCCACTTCAATCACAACGACGACGGTGTTGACTATGTtaccttgtcgtccttggcGAGGGCGACAGCACTGCTGCTCGAGGGCTTGCAAATCACCAGCGGCGATATTCGCAGCCAGCTGGAGTGGCCTCGGATCTGCCCGGCGCAAGAACATCTCGAGGGGCATGAAACAGTCACTGTCCTAGTCTTGTATGATTACGCCGAGTATTACAATATTGCCAATCTGGAACCACATACTGGCCGCCTGGCTCTCGCCAGCACCCATGCGCATTTCAAGGATGACCTTTGGCCTTGGCTCGATCAGTATCCGGAGCTACCGGAACGAAAGTCATGTCTATGGGTCAACAATCAGGTCGTAGCTGTCACTTGCCCAGGAACACGCTCCGGCGATCTAGTGATTCCTTTGGATCTGACGAGTGCATGTCACTTTGGGCTCGTTCTGCGCCGAATTTCCAACGAAGCATATCGTATCCTAGGTCGAGCATTCATACGCCCTGGACTTGAAGTTTGCGACACCATGACTATGAGGTCGACCGATGTCACCCACGACTTCTGCTGTAAGGTGGGAGGCAGCCCGCTTGGACGACTGAGCTTAACTGTTACGATCGACGAGTGGCTGCTCATGATGGTATCATTGCGGCCTGAAGTGGCAAATGAGCTCGACAAGCTGCAACAGAAAATTCTGCGTGCAGAAACACAGCCTTTCCCGAAGGGACCACAGAAGCAGAGCAGAACCGGGTCGAGTAGGGCTGCCTGGTCGCAAATCAGCATCACGGACGTTGTGACTACAGAGTCGGCATGTCGATCGGGATTATGAAGCTTGCACCACTACCAGACGCACCGGTATAAGGAGAAAACGACAGAAAACGTACGGTGAAGAGATACTATGATACTGCATGGCGACAATTCCGGTATAGCGAGGAGGTTCACAGCACACACGGACCACAGCATGGTACAGCAGGTGATGTTCGAGGCCATCAAGGCAATTCGTGTCGACGTGGCCGTCAGCACTTGCTGCAGCTAAGCGAAACTCCCGTCCCAAGCTGCTCGTACTTAGCCTTAGTGGCAAAGTTGAAGCGAGCTGCAAGGCTACTGTCAAGGTCATGCTGACAGCCATGTGCCACGATATCTTAGAAGCGAGGACCAGCGCATCTTTGGAACACAGCTCAATGATACTCGGGACTAAACCCACCATATACACCTCTTGACATGGTTCGCACCGGTCGAGGCTAGACTGACCGGTGTACGCTAATACTCGGTCGAGGATGACCAGCGCATCGTTGGAGCGCTGCCTTGCGTCTGCGTCCCCGACACATGTATTTGCCCAATGCACAGCAGGCTCTGTAGCTGACTGCAGCCTCGACTTACATTATGACCCGTATTTGCGATCCAGCTGTCGTGGGCAGAGTACAATCACGACTAGTCCGAGCACACTACCATGGAAACAATCATGGAGCACATCTACCTCGTCAACATCCACGACTACAGGCGGTACCGGATAGCATTTTCTGACCGGCCTAAATTCGCCACGGTATCTGATGAATCTTTCAGCCCAAGCTCGCTCGACTTTGCATCATATCCTCGGAATGACGACGTCCCAGCTCGACACGAAGCCAGCTGGACTACAGTCAAGACCCTTTGCAACTTCCTGCTGCTCCGCGTTCAGACTCTCGACGTACACTGGGTCTGGTTCACTGCGGTTTGTGTCGATCAATGCAACCAGAAAGAGCTTGCTGCAACTTTCGCTGGCGATGGCTGGTGGCTCAAGCGAACTACCCTGTACATCGTGTACCTCTGGGATGTGCCCGAGAAGGATTTTAAACAGAGCGCATACGCCTGTGCAAGGGAAAACACACTGATGGTATCAACGATGTATTGCGTACTCTTCGTCGACCGGAACTGGCGCACGATCGGTCACAAGGCTAGAGGTCTTGGTCAAGATGTGCACGCAGGACCTTGGGAGCCACTCGGTCTCGCAGCGCTTCCGGTGCTTGGAGAATGCATCAACTCGCAGCTGGCTGAGCTTTATCGTGACTCGAGACCTGCGGTCCCCGAAAAGACAGTCATCGGTAAAGGAGAAATTTCGCCAGCCACCTGGAAAGCGCTCTGTCAGCTTCCAACGATTTTACAGGCGAAACCGAACACAGCAGAGCCAAGGACGAGCGCGGCAGGAAACGGAAGACCGCAACAGGAAAATGGACGACTGCGGCAGGTGCCTGAGCAGTCTCGAGGGAAGTCGGGTAGAATTTCGCAGACCTGGTCGTGAAGTTACTCATGGTCTTGCGCATTTACTGGGCGTTGCTTTGGGTGCGTTGTTCAACGGTTTCCTCAGTGTAAACTTGCACCTGAGTGGCTTGAGATTTGTACTGTCAGTGGAAACTTGAAAGTCGCTTGAACAAGACCTCCATGTTCTCCTTATCTCTTCTTGTGGCTCAATACAAAGTCCAGCTCCTCAGCTGAAACAATTGACGGATTGATCGCTCGACATTCTCATCCACATCGACGACCCCTACGCGTTTGCAAGTCGCCTCTCTCGTGCGAACAACTACAAGCATCACTATCTTGTTGACACCTGCGGTCGTTCTTCCTCGACcaagcgagacgagcgtCAATACAGGCTGAGACCTGAATCGATCACTCGGCGGGAAGAGTTTTCCTTCGCAAGTAGCACGGGACCCTTCCACGGCGAATGATGTGCATGTATCGAGTGAATAATGCCCTTCTACCACCCCTGCCCGACCGAACCTCACGTCCAGCATTGGTGCTTCAATCATGAGGCATTTGGCGAGGTGGATCATAGAATCTGACGATTCATGCCTCGCTCCAGCTTCCCCTCCTCCGTCGACTCCGCCAAGTCGTACTTTGACCTGACGGTGTGCGACTAAACTCTGTTCACCCGCATTGAGGAAAGGGGCGGAACCGCAACGAGCTTGAAACAATGGCGACTGCCCGTTGATGCCTCCAGGCAAGTACCAGCCGGTCCATGACCAGCTCGGGAAGTCCGGCCGACGCTCGCAAATGAAGACAGTTTTCCAGCACAGGCTAGTGATGAAACGATCCAGCTTAGAAGATCTTTCGAAGACGGTGCGTGGGAGTATTGGAACGCCAGAGACAACCGCCATGTCCGGATACATTTGCTTGAGCTGCGCGAACGTTCCGGCGATGGCATTGAGAATGTCTTCGGATGCGGTCAGTCTGCGCTTGGTGTACTCGGCGATGTGGTTGTAGACATGATCCAGCGGATCGGGTCGAGCAGAGGAGATACCGTTGAACACTTCAAATTCGTTCCATCGGCGTATTGGTTCGAGAGCGATCTCGTCGGAATCATCGCTTAAGCGATGTGAAGTAGAAAGCTGCAAATTCCCAGCAGGTTTCAGGCGGCCCACGAGCCCTTCCATGTAGTGCGATGTGTTGCATTTGAGATAGAACTGGTCCTTCAATATAATGAGCCGCCGGGTTGACAAAATACCCTCTTGGTAGCACCAAGCCCTCTCGCTACACTCAGAGTTCTCTATCTCAAACCGGGGCGTTGGGGGGCAGAGGACGTATCCGATACCGCTAATATGAATCTTTTGGGACGGTCGACGATCTGTCACGCCTGAAAGACCTTGAACGCCATCGGCAGCGATTATGGTCATGTCTGATCGGGTGTAGATCTGGTCCATCTGGCCGATTTGAAGTCTTCTTAACCTCAGGGACTCTGGATCAGACGCCTGGCTGATGCAGTATCGATCTACCCACAGGAAATTGTAGCCGAGCTCGAGAGTGAGCTGCATCGTATCTTCCATGAGCGGAGGCAAAGGTCGTCGTAAAGGCTCTCCAACTCGATGTCGGTCCAGATCCTCAATCGCTGCACTGTACACATAGCTCAAAGTCAGATATGGCTCTTCGTTCAGCCGCTCGACGATGCGTCTGGTGGTACAGTTGACCAGCTTGATAGGCTCCATACACTCTCGAAGAAAGCCGTGAAAGCAGCCTTCATGCGATGACTTGCAGGTAAACAGCTCTGCACTGATGACTGCTGGGTCCAAGTGGGTGCCCAGTAGAACAGCAGACCCAGCGACAGGGTACTTTTCCAAAGCTTCCTGCGATAGCCAGCCGCGGCCGCGTACGCAGTTGAATAGCTCCTCTTCATAACCGTCGACCGTGTTCGCTTCTTCCACGACGGCATACGACACCGCAGATCCCCAATCTCGCAGCTCTGCAGAGGGACTGTTTTCGAACAGAGTAAGCGTGTTGAAAGGTACAAT from Zymoseptoria tritici IPO323 chromosome 6, whole genome shotgun sequence encodes the following:
- a CDS encoding CSN3 COP9 constitutive (COP9 constitutive photomorphogenic homolog subunit 3) codes for the protein MADELPTMLAFPPEKKKGGLSTKEYDAAITTHLKQLKDISPTAWEKKDLLEMLDPAVNSIPYLFALNIQISNSQKNNKRLDELATLALDYLVTFDPIQVRYVGEQWRLLFEFAFGMLEHNRSTDLTALVTALLRLDPTSGTLTSSHLRLVRLCLAHGVPSQALPLLDKDIYAYPQRSVKNVPDELLCEEQELSNVFITEKSHFSRQLGAEHVLEYYLLAAHVYIGYRNFPRARLCLECVLLTPSQGHTTSALQAEAYQKWLLIGLIYEGKPFPAIRTLDSVVAKSVENATTLYKALVSDFQARNLPKFRAEVEFGGSTWADDGNLRLVRECENALQRYRVIDLQKTYAALPVGRVAALLDLQSKETLLLLQDMISRDYLRAELSPPTSNASDSDENVVLRFLPDLATTDEADLERQTERIAALVNFVRDAERRVALSREFVEWQRRSKRAGAADGDLADAMDLSWDEPGKGGNSMLDMEDGVEELEDDEDLMT